The Phycicoccus sp. M110.8 genome includes a window with the following:
- a CDS encoding Rne/Rng family ribonuclease, translating to MASTDDQTTTTSTTEGAPSGAAEAAPAAPARRPRRATKKAAAPAPAAPPAEVAAGDAASAEGADAGAPAEAAAGEVTAKKAAKRAPRKSAKKAAKAPAAEPTEPAAEATEATEATEAPAPATKAAKRAPRKSAKKAAAVAEPVAEPVAPTAQEDEEEALAAARAEEARLAEGAAQPDTTSAATVPSFGVLFQAPDPEAVKPARKRATRKRATAPAQEVEPAAQPAAAPAEADHAPADDEAVEAAAPVETGESAEPAESGEGTGGRRRRRRGGKGRGRGRGSDSDARDEAQGAEEGGSDDAEQAEGNGPAEDSGEGEGSASSRRRRRRRRSGSATDGEDPPGTVTKVREPRRDEPQSVKGSTRLEAKKQRRREGREAGRRRTIITEAEFLARRESVDRVMVVRERDGKTQIGVLEDEVLVEHYVSRETNASMAGNVYLGRVQNVLPSMEAAFVDIGKGRNAVLYAGEVNWDAAGLENNQPKRIENALKSGDTVLVQVTKDPIGHKGARLTSQISLPGRYLVYVPEGSMTGISRKLPDTERARLKGILKEVVPDSAGVIVRTAAEGASEEELRADVERLTKTWEKIKAKADSKGKAKGGAPALVHGEPDLTVRVIRDVFNEDFGKLVVAGDRAWEEVSEYIGDVAPDLAERLEKWTGTEDLFTRYRVDEQIAKAMDRKVWLPSGGSLVIDRTEAMTVVDVNTGKFVGSGGNLEETVTKNNIEAAEEIVRQLRLRDIGGIIVIDFIDMVLESNRDLVVRRLLECLGRDRTKHQVAEVTSLGLVQMTRKRVGSGLIEVFSETCDHCGGRGIIVHDHPVEKSSGGDQGGSGGSRGSGAERSSSTNGSSRGRRGRSGSGSGSGSGSNAAPAEQQQPAHHGGPTPAQIAAAAHAAALKSSEAHPFGTGELADEAPAQDEPVVEVHETPDQEPVERASAAPETARHETAQPENAQRENVETETAQPEPARPAAAAAPTAAPRRRKRGRVVAPAGPPRPAASAADEAPAEPAPDAS from the coding sequence ATGGCTTCCACGGACGACCAGACCACCACCACCTCCACCACCGAGGGCGCGCCGTCCGGCGCCGCCGAGGCGGCCCCGGCCGCCCCGGCCCGGCGCCCCCGTCGGGCCACGAAGAAGGCCGCCGCTCCCGCGCCGGCAGCACCACCGGCCGAGGTCGCCGCAGGGGACGCGGCGTCCGCCGAGGGTGCCGACGCCGGTGCTCCCGCCGAGGCGGCTGCTGGCGAGGTGACGGCGAAGAAGGCCGCCAAGCGTGCGCCGCGCAAGAGCGCGAAGAAGGCGGCGAAGGCCCCCGCCGCCGAGCCGACCGAGCCTGCCGCCGAGGCGACCGAGGCGACCGAGGCGACCGAGGCCCCTGCGCCGGCCACGAAGGCCGCCAAGCGAGCGCCGCGCAAGAGCGCGAAGAAGGCCGCGGCCGTGGCCGAGCCCGTCGCCGAACCTGTCGCCCCGACCGCTCAGGAGGACGAGGAGGAGGCCCTGGCGGCGGCCCGTGCCGAGGAGGCGCGGCTGGCCGAGGGGGCTGCCCAGCCCGACACGACGTCGGCGGCGACCGTCCCGAGCTTCGGCGTCCTGTTCCAGGCGCCCGACCCCGAGGCGGTCAAGCCCGCACGCAAGCGGGCCACCCGCAAGCGCGCCACGGCGCCTGCCCAGGAGGTCGAGCCCGCGGCGCAGCCTGCTGCGGCTCCCGCCGAGGCCGACCACGCTCCCGCGGACGACGAGGCGGTCGAGGCCGCGGCACCGGTCGAGACCGGCGAGTCCGCCGAGCCCGCGGAGTCGGGCGAGGGCACCGGTGGGCGCCGGCGCCGTCGCCGCGGCGGCAAGGGCCGCGGCCGCGGACGGGGTTCGGACTCCGACGCCCGCGACGAGGCGCAGGGCGCCGAGGAGGGTGGCTCCGACGACGCCGAGCAGGCCGAGGGCAACGGGCCGGCCGAGGACTCCGGCGAGGGTGAGGGCAGCGCGAGCAGCCGCCGCCGCCGGCGCCGTCGCCGCAGCGGCTCCGCCACGGACGGGGAGGACCCGCCCGGCACGGTGACCAAGGTGCGCGAGCCGCGCCGCGACGAGCCGCAGAGCGTCAAGGGCTCGACCCGCCTGGAGGCCAAGAAGCAGCGCCGCCGCGAGGGGCGCGAGGCCGGCCGCCGTCGCACGATCATCACCGAGGCCGAGTTCCTGGCCCGCCGCGAGAGCGTCGACCGGGTCATGGTCGTGCGCGAGCGCGACGGCAAGACCCAGATCGGGGTGCTGGAGGACGAGGTGCTCGTCGAGCACTACGTCTCCCGCGAGACCAACGCGTCGATGGCCGGGAACGTCTACCTCGGCCGGGTGCAGAACGTCCTGCCCTCGATGGAGGCGGCGTTCGTCGACATCGGCAAGGGCCGCAACGCCGTCCTCTACGCCGGCGAGGTCAACTGGGACGCCGCGGGCCTGGAGAACAACCAGCCCAAGCGCATCGAGAACGCCCTCAAGTCCGGCGACACGGTCCTCGTGCAGGTCACCAAGGACCCGATCGGCCACAAGGGCGCCCGCCTCACGAGCCAGATCAGCCTGCCCGGGCGGTACCTCGTCTACGTGCCCGAGGGCTCGATGACCGGCATCTCCCGCAAGCTGCCCGACACCGAGCGCGCGCGCCTCAAGGGCATCCTCAAGGAGGTCGTCCCGGACAGCGCCGGCGTCATCGTCCGGACCGCGGCCGAGGGTGCGAGCGAGGAGGAGCTGCGCGCGGACGTCGAGCGGCTCACCAAGACCTGGGAGAAGATCAAGGCCAAGGCCGACTCCAAGGGCAAGGCCAAGGGCGGCGCCCCGGCGCTCGTCCACGGCGAGCCGGACCTCACCGTGCGGGTCATCCGCGACGTCTTCAACGAGGACTTCGGCAAGCTCGTCGTCGCCGGCGACCGGGCCTGGGAGGAGGTCAGCGAGTACATCGGTGACGTCGCCCCCGACCTCGCCGAGCGGCTGGAGAAGTGGACCGGCACCGAGGACCTGTTCACCCGGTACCGCGTCGACGAGCAGATCGCCAAGGCGATGGACCGCAAGGTCTGGCTGCCGTCCGGCGGCTCGCTGGTCATCGACCGCACCGAGGCCATGACCGTCGTCGACGTCAACACCGGCAAGTTCGTCGGCTCGGGCGGCAACCTCGAGGAGACGGTCACCAAGAACAACATCGAGGCGGCCGAGGAGATCGTCCGCCAGCTCCGGCTGCGCGACATCGGCGGCATCATCGTCATCGACTTCATCGACATGGTGCTGGAGTCCAACCGCGACCTCGTCGTGCGCCGCCTGCTGGAGTGCCTCGGGCGCGACCGCACCAAGCACCAGGTCGCCGAGGTCACCTCGCTGGGCCTGGTCCAGATGACCCGCAAGCGGGTCGGGTCCGGCCTCATCGAGGTCTTCTCCGAGACCTGTGACCACTGCGGGGGCCGCGGGATCATCGTCCACGACCACCCCGTGGAGAAGTCGTCGGGCGGCGACCAGGGCGGTTCCGGCGGTTCGCGCGGCTCCGGTGCCGAGCGCTCCTCGTCCACGAACGGCAGCAGCCGGGGCCGGCGTGGACGCTCCGGCTCCGGCTCCGGCTCCGGCTCGGGCTCGAACGCCGCGCCCGCCGAGCAGCAGCAGCCTGCGCACCACGGCGGCCCGACTCCTGCCCAGATCGCGGCCGCGGCGCACGCCGCCGCGCTGAAGTCCTCCGAGGCGCACCCGTTCGGGACCGGCGAGCTGGCCGACGAGGCGCCGGCGCAGGACGAGCCCGTGGTCGAGGTGCACGAGACCCCCGACCAGGAGCCGGTCGAGCGGGCCTCGGCTGCCCCGGAGACCGCCCGCCACGAGACCGCCCAGCCGGAGAACGCCCAGCGGGAGAACGTCGAGACCGAGACCGCCCAGCCCGAGCCGGCCCGCCCGGCAGCGGCGGCCGCGCCGACCGCAGCGCCCCGCCGCCGCAAGCGCGGTCGGGTCGTGGCCCCCGCCGGGCCGCCGCGCCCGGCCGCCTCGGCGGCCGACGAGGCCCCCGCGGAGCCGGCGCCGGACGCGTCCTGA
- a CDS encoding GNAT family N-acetyltransferase — MVERAAYACVEVREAHLGDIARMRTDWTVAQGGAPDPRFEQELRDWWARESAHRRAWVALAGGRDVGAEPAEPAVGMANLMVFERMPRPGRDAGRWAYVANVWVDPAHRSRGVGRLLMTSALDWCRDQGLVRVVLNPSEMSVPLYASLGFRPADDLMRVDL; from the coding sequence ATGGTCGAGCGGGCGGCATACGCGTGTGTGGAGGTGCGGGAGGCACACCTGGGCGACATCGCGCGGATGCGCACGGACTGGACGGTCGCGCAGGGCGGCGCGCCCGACCCGCGGTTCGAGCAGGAGCTGCGCGACTGGTGGGCGCGCGAGTCGGCGCACCGCCGGGCCTGGGTCGCCCTCGCGGGCGGCCGGGACGTCGGTGCGGAGCCCGCGGAACCGGCGGTCGGCATGGCCAACCTCATGGTGTTCGAGCGCATGCCGCGGCCGGGCCGGGACGCGGGGCGCTGGGCCTACGTCGCGAACGTGTGGGTCGACCCGGCCCACCGCAGCCGCGGCGTGGGGCGGCTGCTCATGACCAGTGCCCTGGACTGGTGCCGCGACCAGGGCCTGGTGCGGGTCGTCCTCAACCCCAGCGAGATGTCCGTCCCGCTGTACGCCTCGCTCGGCTTCCGGCCGGCCGACGACCTCATGCGCGTCGACCTCTGA
- a CDS encoding transaminase, which produces MATLDRTRLAALLEAEQAAYTDSHPRSRALFAQADNLFGRVPMTWMNMWSGGFPLYLDRAAGNRVTDVDGHTYVDFALGDTGAMAGHSPAATVAAVQRRMGELGGITTMLPTAEAQDVGAELTRRFGMPSWSFTLSATDANRWAIRLARLATGRPKVLVFAYCYHGSVDEAFALPGPEGKAQSRPGNVAPPVPLDLTTRAATWNDLESVERELAHGDVAAILTEPALTNIGIVLPEPGFLEGLRELATRYGSLLMIDETHTFSAGWGGATREWGLQPDIFVIGKSIGGGIPCGAYGISADVAAAVTRHTEAGDADIVDVGGVGGTLAGNALSIAAMRATLGEVLTEDAFAHMTGLATAFTAGVQQTLDDLDVPWSISQLGARAEYRFARPAPRTGEESAAAADDGLDAYLHLAMCNRGILMTPFHNMALMCPETSREDVDRHTEVFREVVGALYG; this is translated from the coding sequence ATGGCGACCCTGGACCGCACCCGACTGGCCGCGCTGCTCGAGGCCGAGCAGGCGGCATACACCGACTCCCACCCGCGCAGCCGGGCACTGTTCGCGCAGGCGGACAACCTCTTCGGCCGCGTGCCGATGACGTGGATGAACATGTGGTCCGGTGGGTTCCCGCTCTACCTCGACCGGGCCGCCGGCAACCGGGTGACGGACGTCGACGGGCACACCTACGTCGACTTCGCGCTCGGCGACACCGGCGCGATGGCGGGGCACTCCCCCGCGGCGACGGTCGCCGCGGTGCAGCGCCGGATGGGCGAGCTCGGCGGGATCACGACGATGCTGCCGACGGCGGAGGCCCAGGACGTGGGCGCCGAGCTCACCCGCCGGTTCGGTATGCCGTCGTGGAGCTTCACCCTGTCGGCCACCGACGCCAACCGCTGGGCCATCCGCCTGGCCCGGCTGGCCACCGGCCGGCCCAAGGTGCTCGTCTTCGCGTACTGCTACCACGGGTCGGTGGACGAGGCGTTCGCCCTGCCGGGGCCCGAGGGCAAGGCGCAGAGCCGTCCGGGCAACGTCGCCCCGCCCGTGCCGCTCGACCTCACCACCCGGGCCGCGACGTGGAACGACCTCGAGTCGGTCGAGCGCGAGCTGGCGCACGGGGACGTCGCGGCGATCCTCACCGAGCCCGCCCTGACCAACATCGGGATCGTGCTCCCGGAGCCGGGGTTCCTGGAGGGCCTGCGCGAGCTCGCCACGAGGTACGGCTCACTGCTCATGATCGACGAGACCCACACCTTCTCCGCGGGCTGGGGCGGCGCGACCCGGGAGTGGGGCCTGCAGCCGGACATCTTCGTCATCGGCAAGTCCATCGGCGGCGGCATCCCCTGCGGCGCCTATGGCATCAGCGCCGACGTGGCGGCGGCGGTGACCCGCCACACGGAGGCCGGGGACGCGGACATCGTCGACGTCGGCGGCGTCGGCGGCACGCTGGCCGGCAACGCCCTGTCGATCGCCGCGATGCGGGCCACCCTCGGCGAGGTGCTCACCGAGGACGCCTTCGCGCACATGACCGGGCTCGCCACGGCGTTCACGGCCGGGGTGCAGCAGACCCTCGACGACCTCGACGTGCCGTGGAGCATCAGCCAGCTCGGCGCCCGGGCGGAGTACCGCTTCGCCCGCCCCGCGCCCCGGACCGGCGAGGAGTCTGCCGCCGCCGCGGACGACGGGCTCGACGCGTACCTGCACCTCGCGATGTGCAACCGCGGGATCCTCATGACGCCCTTCCACAACATGGCCCTGATGTGCCCGGAGACGAGCCGGGAGGACGTCGACCGGCACACCGAGGTCTTCCGCGAGGTGGTGGGCGCGCTCTACGGCTGA
- a CDS encoding S53 family peptidase, with the protein MSTNEVGAAPSTQQVTFRVYLDYRGGDAAAAYARAVSTPGNADYGHFLTPAQFRARFSPASSDVAAVSSWLKGQGFALGSTPANRKYVEATGTLAQAASAFGTSFAEYRTEGRQVRSNNTPLQVPDSLPAVEGVVGLDESQTLVRADKAAPGPALFRNAQPCSAYWGQKTVQNTPTPDGTPLPPSPSAYAPCGYSGAQLQGLYGMGVAIASGNDGKGVTVGIIDAYASPTIEQDANRYFSRHGLPTLKPGQFSQVVAPGTYNRPENPRQDPQGWAGEETLDVEAVHTMAPGADITYIGAPNNFRDMDAIMNRVVDKHLADIVSNSYGYGGEALPAGTIKPSLDTQVQAAAEGISLFFSSGDNADETNAVAGATPTPDWPASSPYVTAVGGTSAGVSSSNGRVFELGWETRRSSLDKATTTWKPSTWLYGSGGGTSRLFAQPSYQTGVVPGSISQTYGGAAMRAVPDVSALGDPNTGMLVGETQTAPDGSQVYDEYRIGGTSLASPLYAGMFALAEQKAGHEFGLANPVLYGTRAASIDITKNDRDTYPGDVRSDYVNGVDAGNGYAYTARYFDADEQLTIHVRPGYDDVTGVGVPNGQSWLDAVAAQ; encoded by the coding sequence GTGTCCACGAACGAGGTGGGCGCCGCGCCGTCCACCCAGCAGGTCACCTTCCGCGTCTACCTGGACTACCGCGGAGGTGACGCGGCCGCGGCCTACGCGCGGGCCGTCTCCACCCCGGGCAACGCCGACTACGGGCACTTCCTCACCCCGGCGCAGTTCCGCGCCCGGTTCTCCCCGGCGTCCTCCGACGTCGCGGCGGTGTCCTCGTGGCTCAAGGGCCAGGGGTTCGCGCTCGGCTCCACGCCGGCGAACCGCAAGTACGTCGAGGCCACCGGCACCCTCGCCCAGGCGGCCTCGGCCTTCGGCACGTCCTTCGCCGAGTACCGCACCGAGGGCAGGCAGGTCCGCTCCAACAACACGCCCCTGCAGGTGCCGGACTCGCTGCCGGCCGTGGAGGGCGTCGTCGGGCTCGACGAGTCGCAGACCCTCGTGCGAGCGGACAAGGCGGCACCCGGGCCGGCGCTGTTCCGCAACGCCCAGCCGTGCTCGGCCTACTGGGGCCAGAAGACGGTGCAGAACACGCCGACGCCCGACGGGACCCCGCTGCCCCCCTCGCCGAGCGCCTACGCCCCGTGCGGCTACAGCGGCGCCCAGCTCCAGGGCCTCTACGGCATGGGCGTCGCCATCGCGTCCGGCAACGACGGCAAGGGCGTCACGGTCGGCATCATCGACGCGTACGCCTCACCGACGATCGAGCAGGACGCCAACAGATACTTCTCCCGCCACGGGCTGCCGACGCTCAAGCCGGGGCAGTTCTCCCAGGTCGTCGCGCCCGGCACCTACAACCGGCCGGAGAACCCGCGCCAGGACCCGCAGGGGTGGGCCGGTGAGGAGACCCTCGACGTCGAGGCGGTCCACACCATGGCGCCCGGCGCCGACATCACGTACATCGGTGCCCCGAACAACTTCCGCGACATGGACGCGATCATGAACCGCGTCGTGGACAAGCACCTCGCCGACATCGTCAGCAACTCCTACGGCTACGGCGGCGAGGCCCTCCCGGCCGGCACGATCAAGCCGTCGCTGGACACCCAGGTCCAGGCCGCGGCCGAGGGCATCTCGCTGTTCTTCTCCTCTGGCGACAACGCCGACGAGACGAACGCGGTCGCCGGCGCCACCCCGACCCCGGACTGGCCGGCCTCGAGCCCGTACGTGACCGCGGTCGGCGGCACCAGCGCCGGCGTCAGCTCGTCCAACGGCCGGGTCTTCGAGCTCGGGTGGGAGACCCGTCGCAGCTCCCTCGACAAGGCGACCACGACGTGGAAGCCCTCGACCTGGCTGTACGGCTCCGGCGGCGGCACGTCCCGCCTCTTCGCCCAGCCGTCGTACCAGACCGGTGTCGTGCCGGGCTCGATCTCGCAGACGTACGGCGGCGCCGCGATGCGCGCCGTCCCGGACGTGTCAGCCCTCGGTGACCCCAACACCGGCATGCTCGTCGGCGAGACGCAGACCGCTCCCGACGGCTCGCAGGTGTACGACGAGTACCGCATCGGCGGCACCTCGCTCGCCTCGCCGCTCTACGCGGGCATGTTCGCCCTCGCCGAGCAGAAGGCCGGTCACGAGTTCGGCCTCGCCAACCCGGTGCTCTACGGCACCCGGGCCGCCAGCATCGACATCACCAAGAACGACCGTGACACCTACCCCGGTGACGTCCGGTCCGACTACGTGAACGGTGTCGACGCGGGCAACGGCTACGCGTACACCGCTCGGTACTTCGACGCCGACGAGCAGCTGACGATCCACGTCCGCCCCGGCTACGACGACGTCACCGGCGTCGGCGTGCCGAACGGGCAGTCCTGGCTGGACGCGGTCGCCGCGCAGTAA
- the proB gene encoding glutamate 5-kinase, giving the protein MSRVDHRRVVPQARRLVVKIGSSSLTDPAGGSLDEERLVALVDILAARRLAGQQVVLVSSGAIAAGIAPLGLVRRPRDLATQQAAASVGQGALVAAYQRAFGAHGLTVGQVLLTVDDVTRRTHFTNAKRTLDRLLELGIVPIVNENDTVATQEIRFGDNDRLAALVAHLVQADGLLLLTDVDALYDGPPSSPGAQRVPAVVGGRGLEDLTIGGTGSSVGSGGMVTKVEAATIANAAGITTVLTSAAQAAHALEGKDVGTVFAPGGGSRHTSRRLWLAHATTPRGRLLLDAGAVRAITEHRRSLLPAGISAVEGTFVDGDPVDLCTLEGEPVARGLVNYTSAELPGMLGRSTHALAKDLGPGYEREVVHRDDLVVL; this is encoded by the coding sequence ATGAGCCGGGTCGACCACCGGCGCGTCGTGCCGCAGGCGCGCCGGCTCGTGGTCAAGATCGGCTCGTCCTCGCTGACCGACCCTGCCGGCGGCTCCCTCGACGAGGAGCGCCTCGTCGCCCTCGTCGACATCCTCGCCGCCCGCCGCCTGGCCGGGCAGCAGGTCGTCCTCGTCTCCTCCGGCGCGATCGCGGCCGGGATCGCGCCGCTCGGGCTGGTCCGCCGCCCCCGGGACCTCGCCACACAGCAGGCGGCGGCGAGCGTGGGGCAGGGGGCCCTCGTCGCGGCATACCAGCGCGCCTTCGGTGCCCACGGGCTCACCGTGGGACAGGTGCTCCTCACCGTCGACGACGTGACCCGCCGCACCCACTTCACCAACGCCAAGCGCACCCTCGACCGGCTGCTCGAGCTCGGCATCGTCCCCATCGTCAACGAGAACGACACGGTGGCCACCCAGGAGATCCGGTTCGGCGACAACGACCGGCTGGCTGCCCTGGTGGCCCACCTCGTGCAGGCCGACGGGCTGCTGCTGCTCACCGACGTCGACGCGCTCTACGACGGGCCGCCGAGCTCCCCGGGCGCCCAGCGGGTCCCTGCGGTCGTCGGTGGCCGGGGGCTGGAGGACCTCACCATCGGCGGCACCGGCTCGTCCGTCGGCAGCGGCGGGATGGTCACCAAGGTCGAGGCCGCCACCATCGCCAACGCCGCCGGCATCACGACGGTCCTGACCAGCGCGGCCCAGGCCGCGCACGCCCTCGAGGGGAAGGACGTCGGCACCGTCTTCGCCCCGGGCGGCGGCTCGCGGCACACCTCGCGCCGGCTCTGGCTCGCGCACGCGACGACACCCCGCGGACGGCTGCTGCTCGACGCCGGCGCGGTCCGGGCGATCACCGAGCACCGCAGGTCGCTGCTTCCGGCGGGCATCTCCGCCGTCGAGGGCACGTTCGTGGACGGTGACCCGGTGGACCTCTGCACGCTCGAGGGCGAGCCCGTGGCGCGGGGGCTGGTGAACTACACCTCCGCCGAGCTGCCGGGGATGCTGGGCCGCTCCACCCACGCGCTCGCCAAGGACCTCGGGCCGGGGTACGAGCGCGAGGTCGTCCACCGCGACGACCTCGTGGTGCTCTGA
- a CDS encoding TIGR03936 family radical SAM-associated protein, translating into MARQRVPEGPPPVPAVQKLRVRYAKRGRLRFSSTRDFQRALERALRRAGVPMAFSAGFHPHPKISYANAAPTGTASEAEYFEISVTERVDPESLRAALDEALPDGLDVLEVVEAAPGALADRLQASDWVLEFRDVPKEELQRAADTFLAQERVEVTRMFKTGPKTFDVRSAVVSLGATTSERPDCAILRVVVRHTTPAVRPDDVLTALRAVTELSPPAPPLVTRLAQGPLRTATARVADPLAADLDGDGA; encoded by the coding sequence ATGGCACGGCAGCGCGTCCCCGAGGGACCACCCCCCGTCCCGGCGGTCCAGAAGCTGCGCGTGCGGTACGCCAAGCGGGGGCGGCTGCGGTTCTCCTCGACGCGCGACTTCCAGCGCGCCCTGGAGCGGGCCCTGCGGCGGGCGGGCGTGCCGATGGCGTTCTCCGCGGGGTTCCACCCGCACCCGAAGATCAGCTACGCGAACGCGGCGCCCACCGGGACGGCCAGCGAGGCGGAGTACTTCGAGATCTCGGTGACCGAGCGGGTCGACCCCGAGTCGCTGCGGGCTGCGCTCGACGAGGCGCTGCCCGACGGGCTCGACGTGCTGGAGGTGGTCGAGGCCGCGCCGGGCGCGCTCGCGGACCGGCTGCAGGCCAGCGACTGGGTGCTCGAGTTCCGCGACGTGCCGAAGGAGGAGCTGCAGCGCGCGGCCGACACCTTCCTCGCGCAGGAGCGGGTCGAGGTCACCCGGATGTTCAAGACGGGCCCGAAGACCTTCGACGTGCGCTCTGCCGTCGTGTCGCTGGGCGCAACCACTTCGGAGCGTCCCGACTGTGCGATACTGCGGGTGGTCGTACGGCACACCACACCAGCCGTACGCCCCGACGACGTCCTGACCGCGCTGCGCGCAGTGACAGAGCTTTCGCCACCGGCACCACCCCTGGTGACCCGGTTGGCGCAGGGCCCGCTGCGCACCGCAACCGCGAGGGTGGCTGATCCCTTGGCTGCCGACCTGGACGGCGACGGCGCCTGA
- the obgE gene encoding GTPase ObgE, translating to MTTFVDRVVLHVAAGDGGHGVASVKREKFKPLGGPDGGNGGRGGDVVLRVDPQATTLLDYHHHPHRKADNGRPGAGDERNGADGGDLVLPVPEGTVVTDGSGEVLADLVGPDASFVVARGGRGGLGNKALASPRRKAPGFALLGEPGEVLDIVLELKSLADVALIGFPSAGKSSLVSVLSAARPKIADYPFTTLVPNLGVVQAGEQRFTVADVPGLIPGASQGKGLGLEFLRHVERCSVLVHVIDCATLEPGRDPMTDLDVIEEELAQYVPDQTLGGRPLSERTRIVVLNKADVPDARELAELVRPDLEARGLEVFVVSAVAHTGLRELTFAMARHVAAARKEIEEAAAVPQRIVLRPKAVDDSGFRVVREQTADGEVFRIEGERPTRWVRQTDFSNDEAVGYLADRLGRLGVEEALFKAGAVAGATVLIGPADNAVVFDWEPTMAAGAELLGARGTDLRLEESARPTRGDKREQYAARKAAKSAARDELAAERRAGHWATARDEDDEE from the coding sequence ATGACCACGTTCGTCGACCGCGTCGTGCTGCACGTCGCCGCGGGCGACGGTGGCCACGGCGTCGCCTCGGTCAAGCGCGAGAAGTTCAAGCCCCTCGGGGGTCCCGACGGCGGCAACGGCGGCCGCGGGGGAGACGTGGTGCTGCGGGTGGACCCGCAGGCGACCACGCTGCTCGACTACCACCACCACCCCCACCGCAAGGCCGACAACGGCCGTCCCGGCGCCGGTGACGAGCGCAACGGCGCCGACGGCGGGGACCTGGTGCTGCCGGTGCCGGAGGGCACCGTCGTGACGGACGGCTCCGGCGAGGTCCTCGCCGACCTGGTCGGCCCCGATGCGTCCTTCGTGGTCGCCCGCGGCGGCCGTGGCGGCCTGGGCAACAAGGCGCTGGCGTCGCCTCGGCGCAAGGCCCCCGGCTTCGCCCTCCTCGGGGAGCCGGGCGAGGTCCTCGACATCGTGCTCGAGCTCAAGTCGCTCGCCGACGTCGCCCTCATCGGCTTCCCGTCCGCGGGCAAGTCCTCGCTCGTGTCGGTGCTCTCGGCCGCCCGGCCCAAGATCGCGGACTACCCGTTCACGACCCTCGTGCCCAACCTCGGCGTCGTGCAGGCGGGGGAGCAGCGCTTCACCGTCGCCGACGTGCCCGGCCTCATCCCGGGTGCGAGCCAGGGCAAGGGGCTCGGGCTGGAGTTCCTGCGCCACGTGGAGCGGTGCTCGGTCCTCGTCCACGTGATCGACTGCGCCACGCTCGAGCCCGGCCGCGACCCGATGACCGACCTCGACGTGATCGAGGAGGAGCTCGCGCAGTACGTGCCCGACCAGACCCTCGGTGGGCGACCGCTGTCCGAGCGCACGCGCATCGTCGTGCTCAACAAGGCCGACGTCCCCGACGCGCGGGAGCTGGCCGAGCTGGTCCGCCCCGACCTCGAGGCGCGTGGCCTGGAGGTGTTCGTCGTGTCCGCCGTGGCGCACACCGGCCTGCGCGAGCTGACCTTCGCCATGGCCCGCCACGTCGCCGCCGCCCGCAAGGAGATCGAGGAGGCGGCCGCCGTGCCGCAGCGGATCGTCCTGCGCCCGAAGGCGGTCGACGACAGCGGCTTCCGCGTCGTGCGCGAGCAGACCGCGGACGGCGAGGTCTTCCGGATCGAGGGCGAGCGCCCCACCCGGTGGGTGCGCCAGACCGACTTCAGCAACGACGAGGCCGTCGGGTACCTCGCCGACCGGCTCGGCCGACTCGGGGTCGAGGAGGCGCTGTTCAAGGCCGGCGCCGTCGCCGGCGCGACCGTGCTCATCGGCCCGGCGGACAACGCCGTCGTCTTCGACTGGGAGCCCACCATGGCGGCCGGTGCCGAGCTGCTCGGCGCCCGCGGCACCGACCTGCGCCTCGAGGAGTCCGCGCGCCCCACCCGCGGCGACAAGCGCGAGCAGTATGCCGCGCGCAAGGCGGCGAAGTCCGCCGCGCGGGACGAGCTCGCGGCCGAGCGCCGGGCCGGCCACTGGGCGACCGCCCGGGACGAGGACGACGAGGAATGA
- the rpmA gene encoding 50S ribosomal protein L27 yields the protein MAHKKGASSTRNGRDSNAQRLGVKRFGGQLVNAGEIIVRQRGTHFHPGDGVGRGSDDTLFALVAGNVEFGTKRRRRVVNIVPVETADAS from the coding sequence ATGGCACACAAGAAGGGTGCGTCCTCGACCCGCAACGGTCGCGACTCGAACGCACAGCGACTCGGCGTCAAGCGCTTCGGCGGCCAGCTCGTCAACGCCGGCGAGATCATCGTCCGCCAGCGTGGCACCCACTTCCACCCCGGTGACGGCGTCGGCCGCGGCAGTGACGACACCCTCTTCGCGCTCGTCGCGGGCAACGTGGAGTTCGGCACCAAGCGTCGCCGCCGCGTCGTCAACATCGTCCCGGTGGAGACCGCGGACGCCAGCTGA
- the rplU gene encoding 50S ribosomal protein L21, translating to MYAIVRAGGRQEKVSVGDVLIIDKVSGKPGDSIALTPLLVVDGSTVTSDADKLAKVSVKAEVVKPAKGPKITIMKYKNKTGYKKRQGHRQHLTQVKITAIDA from the coding sequence GTGTACGCGATCGTTCGCGCAGGTGGCCGTCAGGAGAAGGTCTCCGTCGGTGATGTGCTCATCATCGACAAGGTCTCCGGCAAGCCCGGCGACAGCATTGCCCTGACCCCGCTCCTGGTCGTCGACGGCTCGACCGTGACCAGCGACGCCGACAAGCTCGCCAAGGTCTCCGTCAAGGCCGAGGTGGTCAAGCCCGCCAAGGGCCCCAAGATCACGATCATGAAGTACAAGAACAAGACCGGCTACAAGAAGCGTCAGGGCCACCGTCAGCACCTGACCCAGGTCAAGATCACCGCGATCGACGCCTGA